In Thermorudis peleae, a genomic segment contains:
- a CDS encoding VRR-NUC domain-containing protein: protein MRRLLGWQVYHTWISVRSPAGFPDLVLAKPGRPLILTELKTERGKLSPAQEAWLAVLQQVPGIIVRVWRPSDWDEIVAALQGAGASEAHAHPWCMDLRLFSCRCMLFFRL, encoded by the coding sequence ATGCGTCGGTTGCTCGGCTGGCAGGTCTATCATACCTGGATTTCGGTGCGCTCGCCAGCGGGCTTCCCAGATTTGGTGCTCGCCAAGCCAGGCCGGCCGTTGATCCTGACCGAACTCAAGACTGAACGTGGCAAGCTTTCGCCGGCGCAAGAGGCCTGGCTTGCCGTGCTCCAACAAGTACCTGGCATCATCGTTCGTGTCTGGCGGCCGTCGGATTGGGATGAAATCGTTGCGGCCTTGCAGGGAGCGGGGGCGTCTGAGGCCCATGCGCACCCTTGGTGCATGGACCTGCGGCTTTTCAGTTGCAGGTGCATGCTATTTTTCCGGCTTTAA